In Eucalyptus grandis isolate ANBG69807.140 chromosome 4, ASM1654582v1, whole genome shotgun sequence, the following proteins share a genomic window:
- the LOC104440905 gene encoding senescence-specific cysteine protease SAG12 yields the protein MEGITMIRKGKLVPLSVQELVDCDDNDEGCGGGLVDCVFKFIVSNGGLTTEANYPCQGNKGTCNTAKAATPAASITGYQDVPANNEKALLQAVANQPVSVAIEGGGFDFQFYSSGVFTGSCGTDIDHAVTAVGYGKTSGSGGTKYWLMKNSWGTGWGESGYMRIQKDVSSKAGLCGLATEASYPTA from the coding sequence ATGGAAGGGATTACCATGATCAGGAAGGGGAAGTTGGTGCCACTCTCGGTACAAGAACTCGTGGATTGTGATGATAACGATGAAGGCTGCGGGGGCGGGCTCGTGGACTGTGTCTTCAAGTTCATTGTAAGCAATGGTGGCCTCACGACTGAGGCGAACTATCCTTGCCAGGGAAATAAAGGGACCTGCAATACGGCCAAGGCGGCAACCCCCGCAGCCTCAATAACTGGATATCAGGATGTGCCGGCCAACAACGAGAAGGCCCTCTTGCAGGCCGTGGCAAACCAGCCAGTCTCGGTGGCAATTGAGGGGGGCGGGTTTGATTTCCAATTCTACTCAAGCGGCGTGTTCACAGGCTCATGTGGGACCGACATTGACCACGCGGTCACGGCGGTCGGGTATGGGAAGACCTCTGGCTCTGGCGGGACCAAGTATTGGCTGATGAAGAATTCGTGGGGCACCGGGTGGGGAGAGAGCGGGTACATGAGGATCCAGAAGGATGTGAGCTCTAAGGCTGGTCTCTGCGGTCTTGCCACGGAAGCTTCGTATCCAACtgcatga
- the LOC104442611 gene encoding senescence-specific cysteine protease SAG12: MAKQNQFSFLTSAALLVIIVSVSETLCRPLEEEHLLKQHEEWMAIHGRVYKDAVEKAKRYEIFKENVKRINAFNNGKDVGYKMAVNKFADLTNEEFRASYTGYKRRSTRVLSSGEKKPFKYANFTAIPAALDWRTKKAVTPVKDQGGCGSCWAFSAVAAMEGITMIKKGKLVPLSVQELVDCDDNDEGCGGGLMDSAFKFIVSNGGLTTEANYPYQGDDGTCNTAKTANPAASITGYQDVPANNEKALLQAVANQPVSVAIEGGGFDFQFYSSGVFTGSCGTDIDHAVTAVGYGKTSGSGGTKYWLMKNSWGTGWGEKGYMRIQKDVSSKAGLCGLATEASYPAA; this comes from the exons ATGGCCAAACAAAACCAATTCTCATTCCTCACATCAGCTGCTCTTTTGGTCATTATAGTTTCTGTTTCGGAAACTCTTTGTCGCCCTCTTGAAGAGGAACACTTGTTAAAGCAACATGAGGAGTGGATGGCCATCCACGGGCGTGTCTACAAGGATGCGGTCGAAAAGGCAAAACGGTATGAGATATTTAAAGAGAACGTTAAGCGCATCAACGCCTTTAATAATGGTAAGGACGTGGGGTATAAAATGGCTGTGAATAAGTTCGCAGACCTAACCAATGAGGAGTTCCGCGCTTCCTACACCGGCTACAAGAGGAGGTCCACAAGGGTCCTGTCCTCTGGCGAAAAAAAACCGTTCAAGTATGCCAACTTCACCGCCATTCCAGCTGCCTTAGACTGGCGAACCAAGAAGGCCGTGACACCTGTTAAGGATCAAGGCGGCTGTG GAAGTTGTTGGGCATTCTCGGCTGTGGCAGCTATGGAAGGGATTACCATGATCAAGAAGGGGAAGTTGGTGCCACTCTCGGTGCAAGAACTCGTGGATTGTGATGATAACGATGAAGGTTGCGGGGGCGGGCTCATGGACAGTGCCTTCAAGTTCATTGTAAGCAATGGTGGCCTCACGACTGAGGCGAACTATCCTTACCAGGGAGATGACGGGACCTGCAATACGGCCAAGACGGCAAACCCCGCAGCCTCAATAACTGGGTATCAGGATGTGCCGGCCAACAACGAGAAGGCCCTCTTGCAGGCCGTGGCAAACCAGCCAGTCTCGGTGGCAATTGAGGGGGGCGGGTTTGATTTCCAATTCTACTCAAGCGGCGTGTTCACAGGCTCATGTGGGACCGACATCGACCACGCGGTCACGGCAGTCGGGTATGGGAAGACCTCTGGCTCTGGCGGGACCAAGTATTGGCTGATGAAGAATTCGTGGGGCACCGGGTGGGGAGAGAAAGGGTACATGAGGATCCAGAAGGATGTGAGCTCTAAGGCTGGTCTCTGTGGTCTTGCCACGGAAGCTTCTTATCCAGCTGCATGA
- the LOC120292478 gene encoding senescence-specific cysteine protease SAG12-like, translated as MAKQNQFSFLTSAALLVIIVSVSETLCRPLEEEHLLKQHEEWMAIHGRVYKDAVEKAKRYEIFKENVKRINAFNNGKDVGYKMAVNKFADLTNEEFRASYTGYKRRPTRVLSSGEKKPFKYANFTAIPAALDWRTKKAVTPVKDQGNCGEWKIKTCPAKMSKFSCRTQAVEKRQQLCI; from the coding sequence ATGGCCAAACAAAACCAATTCTCATTCCTCACATCAGCTGCTCTTTTGGTCATTATAGTTTCTGTTTCGGAAACGCTTTGTCGCCCTCTTGAAGAGGAACACTTGTTAAAGCAACATGAGGAGTGGATGGCCATCCACGGGCGTGTCTACAAGGATGCGGTCGAAAAGGCAAAACGGTATGAGATATTTAAAGAGAACGTTAAGCGCATCAACGCCTTTAATAATGGTAAGGACGTGGGGTATAAAATGGCTGTGAATAAGTTCGCAGACCTAACCAATGAGGAGTTCCGCGCTTCCTACACCGGCTACAAGAGGAGGCCCACAAGAGTCCTGTCCTCTGGCGAAAAAAAACCGTTCAAGTATGCCAACTTCACCGCCATTCCAGCTGCCTTAGACTGGCGAACCAAGAAGGCTGTGACACCTGTTAAGGATCAAGGCAACTGTGGTGAGTGGAAAATCAAAACTTGTCCTGCGAAAATGTCAAAATTCTCATGTCGTACTCAAGCTGTTGAAAAGAGGCAACAATTGTGCATATAG